From a single Ignavibacteria bacterium genomic region:
- a CDS encoding flagellar basal body L-ring protein FlgH, with product MKRLLSVVCAVLSLSAVISAQDMRQNSYYSLFADQKANKVGDAVTIIVVESSQASNNAETQAGRSTDVSFNGSAGAGTTTVPEVKLGIGAKNDFSGSGSTKTTGLIKTKISATIDSVMSNGNLLIRGSRKIVINGEEQLVTIKGVVRGSDIMADNSVLSYNISEAVITFEGNGLINDSQKPGWLTKFLHWLF from the coding sequence ATGAAACGTTTATTATCGGTTGTGTGTGCAGTATTAAGCCTCTCTGCAGTGATATCTGCGCAGGACATGAGGCAGAATTCCTACTATTCACTCTTTGCCGATCAGAAGGCCAACAAGGTTGGCGATGCGGTTACAATAATTGTTGTTGAATCTTCTCAGGCATCCAACAATGCCGAGACACAGGCCGGACGGTCGACTGACGTAAGCTTTAACGGGAGTGCTGGTGCGGGGACGACAACTGTTCCCGAGGTAAAGCTGGGAATAGGGGCAAAGAACGATTTCAGCGGTTCGGGCTCGACCAAGACAACCGGGCTGATAAAGACAAAGATTAGCGCTACAATTGATTCTGTTATGTCGAACGGCAACCTTTTGATAAGAGGAAGCAGGAAAATTGTAATTAACGGTGAAGAGCAGCTGGTTACGATCAAGGGCGTTGTAAGGGGTTCCGATATAATGGCGGACAACTCTGTGCTTTCATACAATATTTCGGAGGCGGTTATTACTTTTGAAGGAAACGGCCTCATAAACGACAGCCAGAAGCCGGGCTGGCTTACAAAGTTTCTGCACTGGCTTTTTTAA
- a CDS encoding flagellar basal body P-ring protein FlgI, producing MKIKSIIILSLLLAFETLHAQRIKDIAYFKGTGSEQILGYGLVVGLPGSGDTYRSSFTIQSVSSMLKRFGITVPQTDMKTRNVAAVMVTAKLNGGLKEKAEFDVTVASMGDATSLQGGVLLMTPMSALDGNVYAFAQGPISVGGYDVNTPSGGRVSKNHTLTGRIPRGGILERAVSVNKNAGQTVSIMLRDPDFTTSNNIAAAINGKSGSEIAKALDAAEITVQVPQDKQNNMAAFFAEIESIPVQSDVTAKVVLNERTGTVVAGSNVKILPVTISHGNLSINIRSYPVVSQPGSFSNGSTIFFNNLVPYQQEDSTKAVALSGAATVQEVAAALNSLKVAPRDIIAIFQALKEAGALVAELVIM from the coding sequence ATGAAAATTAAAAGTATAATCATTTTATCTTTGCTTCTTGCCTTTGAGACGCTGCATGCGCAGAGGATCAAGGATATTGCCTATTTCAAGGGTACAGGTTCGGAGCAGATACTGGGCTACGGGCTTGTTGTAGGCCTTCCGGGCTCGGGCGACACCTACCGCTCCAGCTTTACCATACAGTCGGTTTCAAGTATGCTGAAGAGGTTCGGAATTACGGTTCCGCAGACAGACATGAAGACCAGGAACGTGGCTGCCGTAATGGTTACGGCAAAGCTTAACGGGGGTCTTAAGGAAAAGGCTGAATTTGACGTTACGGTTGCATCCATGGGTGACGCAACAAGCCTTCAGGGAGGGGTTCTTCTTATGACGCCAATGTCGGCCCTGGACGGTAATGTATATGCATTTGCGCAGGGTCCTATATCGGTTGGGGGATACGACGTCAACACGCCTTCAGGCGGAAGGGTCTCCAAGAACCACACGCTTACAGGCAGGATCCCGCGAGGCGGAATTCTGGAAAGAGCCGTATCTGTGAACAAAAATGCCGGGCAGACCGTAAGCATAATGCTGAGGGATCCGGACTTTACAACTTCAAACAACATCGCCGCTGCAATTAACGGCAAGTCGGGAAGTGAAATTGCAAAGGCTCTTGATGCGGCCGAGATAACGGTTCAGGTGCCTCAGGACAAGCAGAACAACATGGCGGCTTTTTTTGCCGAGATTGAATCGATACCCGTACAGAGCGACGTAACGGCAAAGGTAGTCTTAAATGAAAGAACGGGGACGGTTGTTGCAGGAAGCAATGTAAAGATACTCCCTGTTACGATTTCACACGGCAATCTGAGCATCAACATCCGTTCTTACCCGGTAGTCTCGCAGCCGGGGTCGTTTTCCAACGGATCCACAATATTCTTTAATAATCTTGTACCTTACCAGCAGGAAGATTCAACCAAGGCTGTAGCCTTAAGCGGGGCGGCTACTGTACAGGAAGTGGCTGCGGCACTCAATTCCCTTAAGGTAGCCCCAAGAGACATAATTGCCATTTTCCAGGCATTAAAGGAAGCAGGGGCACTTGTAGCAGAACTGGTAATAATGTAA
- a CDS encoding transglycosylase SLT domain-containing protein: MDLKITNDEKHISKTPEITNRYSPAEKEKLAKASRDFESLLTSMMLKSMTKTTSGLFGDESYGGDTFETLFEGELSSYISKNQSLGVAAKLYKKLTGEDLETGAGLPVKKVSDHNASSKTNPTEDGSSGSDAKPIHIKGANNNPAVEPSQSSMNRIGKLDEVIEQASKDFGVDSNIIRSVILAESAGNAKARSVSNAKGLMQLMDSTASSMGVKNVWDPKENIYGGTKYLAGLLRQYNGELKLALAAYNAGPGNVEKYNGVPPFNETRNYISRVMGYLKHLNG, from the coding sequence ATGGACCTGAAAATAACAAACGATGAAAAACACATAAGCAAGACTCCGGAGATTACAAACAGGTATTCTCCCGCCGAGAAGGAAAAGCTTGCCAAAGCCTCGAGGGACTTTGAAAGCCTTCTTACTTCCATGATGCTTAAATCGATGACGAAAACCACCAGTGGGCTTTTCGGCGATGAAAGCTATGGCGGCGATACGTTTGAAACTTTGTTTGAGGGTGAACTTTCTTCGTACATTTCAAAAAACCAGAGCCTTGGTGTTGCAGCAAAGCTTTATAAAAAGCTTACAGGGGAGGATCTTGAGACAGGTGCAGGGCTTCCCGTAAAAAAAGTTTCAGACCATAACGCCTCATCCAAAACCAACCCCACAGAGGATGGCAGTTCCGGAAGTGACGCAAAACCTATACACATAAAGGGTGCGAATAATAATCCTGCAGTTGAGCCTTCCCAAAGCTCCATGAACAGGATCGGCAAGCTTGATGAAGTCATTGAGCAGGCCTCAAAGGATTTCGGCGTGGATTCAAATATAATCCGTTCGGTTATCCTGGCCGAATCAGCCGGAAACGCAAAAGCGCGCTCTGTTTCGAATGCCAAAGGGCTAATGCAGCTCATGGACTCAACGGCAAGCTCCATGGGAGTTAAAAATGTATGGGATCCAAAAGAAAATATTTACGGCGGCACTAAATATTTGGCCGGATTGCTTCGACAATATAATGGGGAATTAAAGCTCGCTTTGGCGGCTTACAATGCGGGTCCCGGAAATGTTGAAAAGTATAACGGGGTTCCTCCCTTTAACGAGACCAGAAACTATATATCCCGCGTCATGGGGTATTTAAAGCATCTAAACGGATAA
- a CDS encoding flagellar protein FlgN, with translation MEVKELTTSLVNQKNNLTSLLDAALQKQRALVNFDYAGLEESIVKEEKALSFVTEGEKGRIKVLSELYKRHSISNKTFKLSEFVENTKGMLDIRSQKQIALTEKELRELITRVSMVNQQNKFLIENSRAFIKDTVSAILNARRSLLDKKV, from the coding sequence ATGGAAGTAAAAGAGCTTACAACATCACTGGTGAATCAGAAAAACAACCTCACCTCGTTGCTTGACGCTGCCCTGCAGAAGCAGAGGGCACTCGTAAATTTCGATTACGCGGGACTTGAGGAATCGATTGTAAAAGAGGAAAAAGCCCTGTCTTTTGTTACAGAAGGGGAAAAAGGAAGAATTAAAGTACTTTCAGAGCTGTATAAAAGACATTCAATTTCAAACAAGACATTCAAGCTTTCCGAGTTCGTGGAAAATACGAAGGGAATGCTGGACATAAGATCGCAGAAGCAGATTGCCCTGACTGAAAAGGAATTAAGGGAGCTGATTACGAGAGTATCGATGGTAAATCAGCAGAACAAATTCCTGATTGAAAATTCAAGGGCGTTTATAAAAGACACTGTGAGCGCAATACTTAATGCCCGCAGGTCGTTACTGGATAAAAAAGTTTAA
- the flgK gene encoding flagellar hook-associated protein FlgK: MGLSRIFDISSRSLGVYQRALDVTSHNVANANSPDYARQRVVFGSERSETTTNGSFGAGVKIDDIARIKDNLTDVQVRTYNQKFADVDKRSEVLGQVETLFSEPSDLGLSNLISSFYSSWDELASTPNSTPLRNSVLQATDSLSSKIKSIYDGVGLLRSDLNGQVTEKVEEVNSTIQEIQSLNRQIKSAKVANQSANDLFDRRDKAIDALSKLVNINSHTDDQGSVSISIGGVFAVDEYSSTKFKAANVNGKLSLTTDDGSTTAQLSGGEIYASMDLYNNQLSSYQDSVNTIARNIMDSVNSVHRTGYGLNGAPQGDFFTGYSEGVLSFTHDTNAIAASGALGNDGNSDKAVEIAKLADNWKIGGKTISEYYNSFISGIGTEKKLNEQSSESNQLVLDQLNNQKASYSGVSIDEEMTNVIKFQKSYDASAKLIKIADEMLETLLNMV; the protein is encoded by the coding sequence ATGGGCCTTTCAAGGATATTTGACATCTCAAGCCGCAGCCTCGGGGTTTACCAGAGAGCACTCGACGTTACCTCGCATAACGTGGCTAATGCGAACAGTCCCGACTATGCCAGGCAGAGGGTTGTCTTCGGAAGCGAGCGTTCTGAGACAACAACAAACGGGAGTTTTGGTGCAGGCGTTAAAATTGATGACATCGCCAGGATTAAAGACAACCTGACGGACGTTCAGGTCAGGACCTATAACCAGAAGTTTGCCGACGTTGACAAGCGCTCGGAGGTCCTGGGGCAGGTGGAAACCCTGTTTTCTGAACCTTCAGACCTGGGATTGTCAAATTTAATATCTTCTTTTTACAGCTCATGGGACGAGCTGGCCTCAACGCCTAACTCTACCCCGCTAAGGAACAGCGTTCTTCAGGCAACTGACAGCCTCAGCAGTAAAATTAAGAGCATTTATGATGGTGTAGGGCTTTTAAGGAGCGACCTGAACGGACAGGTAACTGAAAAAGTTGAGGAAGTAAACTCTACAATTCAGGAGATCCAGAGCTTAAACCGTCAGATAAAATCGGCCAAAGTTGCAAACCAGTCGGCTAATGATCTTTTTGACAGGCGCGACAAGGCAATAGACGCCTTAAGCAAGCTGGTTAACATAAACTCTCATACTGATGACCAGGGTTCGGTGAGCATTTCCATCGGCGGCGTCTTTGCCGTGGATGAATACAGTTCCACCAAGTTTAAGGCAGCCAACGTAAACGGGAAACTTTCGCTTACAACTGATGACGGGAGTACCACGGCGCAGCTTTCCGGCGGGGAGATCTATGCGAGCATGGACCTCTATAACAATCAGCTTTCCAGCTATCAGGACAGTGTCAACACAATAGCCCGGAATATAATGGATTCTGTAAATTCCGTGCACCGTACAGGCTACGGGCTTAACGGTGCCCCTCAGGGTGACTTCTTTACCGGGTATTCCGAAGGTGTCCTCAGCTTTACTCATGACACGAATGCCATTGCAGCTTCAGGTGCCCTGGGAAATGACGGCAATTCGGACAAGGCGGTTGAAATTGCAAAGCTTGCAGACAACTGGAAAATAGGCGGAAAGACCATAAGCGAATACTACAATTCTTTCATCAGCGGCATAGGCACAGAGAAGAAATTAAACGAGCAGAGCTCAGAGTCAAATCAGCTTGTCTTAGACCAGCTGAATAATCAGAAGGCCTCGTACTCCGGAGTCTCAATTGACGAGGAGATGACAAACGTCATAAAATTCCAGAAGTCATACGACGCTTCTGCAAAGCTCATTAAAATTGCCGATGAAATGCTTGAGACTTTATTAAACATGGTATAA
- a CDS encoding chemotaxis protein MotA translates to MLKKLGGINGLILGVLSIFGAFLIEGGSMKALFLLPPLIVVFGGTFASVIIGFGFDRFSKIFSLGRLAYFPPEYDVKGLILNFIEFSIICRKEGLLSLEHQLEKLESPYTRKMVRLLVDGTDAESLQNIAYAETKAMQERHLSNIFIFTKMGGYAPTMGILGTVMGLVMTLAQAGGDPNSLIHNIASAFIATLWGVLSANLIWLPIGDKLKQCHLEEKHMMEISLEGVLALQSGDIPSVVKARLISMLPQKEQEKILAS, encoded by the coding sequence ATGCTGAAAAAACTGGGAGGAATAAACGGACTGATACTCGGGGTACTCTCGATTTTTGGGGCTTTCTTAATTGAAGGAGGCTCCATGAAGGCGCTTTTCCTTCTGCCCCCGCTTATTGTTGTATTCGGCGGGACTTTTGCTTCCGTAATAATAGGTTTCGGGTTTGACAGGTTCAGTAAGATTTTTTCTCTGGGCAGGCTGGCTTATTTTCCTCCGGAGTATGACGTAAAGGGACTGATCTTAAATTTTATAGAGTTTTCAATCATCTGCAGAAAAGAAGGGCTCCTTTCACTGGAGCACCAGCTGGAGAAACTTGAGTCGCCTTACACCAGAAAAATGGTACGCCTGCTTGTAGACGGGACGGATGCCGAGAGCCTTCAGAACATAGCCTACGCGGAAACGAAAGCCATGCAGGAAAGGCATTTGTCAAATATATTTATTTTTACTAAAATGGGTGGTTATGCTCCCACTATGGGAATACTGGGAACTGTAATGGGACTAGTTATGACGCTGGCGCAGGCGGGCGGCGATCCGAACAGCCTAATACACAACATTGCCTCGGCATTCATAGCCACGTTATGGGGAGTTTTAAGTGCGAATCTTATCTGGTTACCAATTGGTGATAAATTAAAGCAATGTCATTTAGAAGAAAAACATATGATGGAGATATCATTGGAGGGAGTGCTGGCTCTTCAGAGCGGCGATATACCCTCGGTGGTGAAAGCCAGACTTATAAGCATGCTTCCCCAAAAAGAGCAGGAAAAAATCCTCGCCAGTTAG
- a CDS encoding flagellar assembly protein FliW — protein sequence MKINTNQFGEVEFDESMIIHFKDGILGFESYKKYLLINSGSELFLWLTSIDEPELVFPLFSTRVLMEEYPGPEGFEAFGIVKLDPDPLKITVNMKAPVYINQDEKSGFQKILDEDELPIDYILFKEN from the coding sequence ATGAAAATTAATACGAATCAATTTGGTGAAGTTGAGTTTGACGAATCTATGATTATCCATTTCAAGGATGGGATCCTTGGATTTGAGAGCTATAAGAAATATCTCTTGATCAATTCCGGCTCGGAGCTGTTTTTGTGGCTTACTTCAATTGATGAGCCGGAACTCGTCTTCCCTCTCTTTTCGACGCGTGTATTGATGGAAGAATACCCCGGGCCGGAGGGATTTGAGGCCTTCGGCATAGTAAAACTCGACCCCGACCCCCTCAAAATTACAGTTAACATGAAAGCCCCGGTATACATAAACCAGGACGAAAAATCGGGATTTCAGAAGATTTTAGATGAAGATGAGCTTCCTATTGATTATATTCTGTTCAAAGAAAATTAG
- the csrA gene encoding carbon storage regulator CsrA: MLILTRKLNEEIRINGDIVVKIVALSDTQVKIGIDAPGEVKILRGEVYEKVRDYAIEASQKSKEKLSVDLTKLRVNKVKK, translated from the coding sequence ATGTTAATTTTAACCAGAAAATTGAATGAAGAGATCAGGATCAATGGTGATATTGTAGTGAAAATTGTTGCGCTTTCTGACACACAGGTCAAAATCGGAATTGACGCTCCGGGCGAGGTAAAAATCCTGCGCGGCGAAGTATATGAGAAAGTACGCGATTATGCCATCGAGGCATCACAGAAGAGTAAAGAAAAGCTTTCTGTAGATTTGACAAAACTAAGAGTTAATAAAGTTAAAAAGTAA
- a CDS encoding response regulator, protein MEQQTDRIRILVVDDSDVIRHALKTFFEDYNLEVLTCTDGLEGLQKAAEFKPNLIFLDLMMPNFDGLKMLQVIKVLDNLRHIPIIVISANTDRRNVLAAVEAGAERVLSKPLQKEMIIKYVNEILGSETLSKSKKKKIISENEKSDIQKSLVRFFLSSFPDKKKRIEESLNAKNKDMLKMVVHEIRGNGGTIGYQSLTALSGEVEDKLAQGESDWSFIKLKCGQIFSMVKEIENINMSQDKK, encoded by the coding sequence ATGGAACAGCAAACAGATAGAATAAGAATTCTGGTAGTTGATGATTCGGATGTTATACGTCACGCACTGAAGACATTCTTTGAAGATTACAATCTTGAAGTGCTTACCTGCACAGACGGCCTGGAAGGACTTCAAAAAGCAGCGGAATTTAAGCCGAACCTGATTTTTCTCGATCTTATGATGCCTAACTTCGACGGGCTCAAGATGCTTCAGGTAATTAAAGTTCTGGATAACTTAAGGCACATTCCGATTATTGTCATCAGTGCAAATACAGACAGGCGCAATGTGCTGGCTGCAGTTGAAGCAGGAGCTGAAAGGGTACTTTCAAAGCCATTGCAGAAAGAGATGATAATTAAGTATGTAAATGAGATTCTGGGCAGTGAAACCCTCTCAAAATCAAAAAAGAAGAAAATAATCTCTGAAAATGAGAAGTCCGACATACAAAAGAGCCTGGTGAGATTTTTCCTGAGCAGCTTTCCCGATAAAAAGAAAAGGATTGAAGAATCCCTTAATGCAAAAAACAAAGACATGCTTAAAATGGTAGTGCACGAGATAAGGGGAAACGGGGGTACAATAGGCTATCAGTCGCTTACAGCCTTAAGCGGCGAAGTGGAGGATAAGCTTGCACAGGGGGAATCCGACTGGTCATTCATAAAGCTCAAGTGCGGACAGATCTTTTCCATGGTCAAAGAAATTGAAAACATCAACATGTCGCAGGATAAAAAGTAA
- the motA gene encoding flagellar motor stator protein MotA, whose translation MFVIIGFVVVLVSVLVGFTVAGGQIPLLIQPAEFLVIGGAALGSVLITAPLALIKKIIAAIPSAISFKGYSKEDYLELLKSFNDLFLVAQRDGLIAIEKHIEKPEESDILSRNKRFINDKFAKSYFCDTMKVMLSGGVPPHEIEALLDTEIETYEMEEKPVAGVLSKTGDALPGLGIVAAVLGIIVTMGAISDGAETVGHHVASALVGTFLGVLMAYGFVGPLASNIEHNLEHKIRYLETIKACIVAYAKGNPPIIAVEIARRTIFTDERPSFSELENYIRGKKE comes from the coding sequence ATGTTCGTTATTATCGGTTTTGTTGTGGTGCTGGTTTCAGTTCTGGTTGGCTTTACAGTTGCAGGCGGGCAGATTCCGCTTCTGATTCAGCCCGCAGAATTTCTTGTTATCGGCGGTGCAGCCCTGGGAAGTGTTCTTATTACGGCTCCCCTGGCTCTCATCAAAAAAATTATTGCCGCAATCCCTTCTGCAATCAGCTTTAAGGGTTACAGCAAGGAAGATTACCTGGAACTGTTAAAGAGCTTCAACGATCTTTTTCTTGTTGCACAAAGAGACGGCCTTATTGCAATTGAAAAGCACATTGAAAAGCCGGAGGAAAGTGACATACTTTCACGCAACAAGAGATTTATTAACGATAAATTTGCAAAGAGCTACTTCTGCGATACAATGAAGGTCATGCTCTCAGGCGGCGTGCCGCCGCATGAGATTGAAGCCCTGCTGGACACGGAAATTGAAACCTATGAAATGGAAGAAAAGCCTGTTGCAGGTGTTTTAAGCAAGACAGGCGACGCCCTTCCGGGACTTGGAATTGTGGCCGCAGTGCTTGGAATTATCGTTACCATGGGTGCCATCAGCGACGGGGCAGAAACAGTGGGGCACCACGTAGCCTCGGCTCTGGTAGGTACATTCCTCGGCGTACTCATGGCATACGGTTTTGTAGGTCCTTTAGCCTCAAATATTGAGCACAACCTGGAACATAAAATAAGGTATCTGGAGACAATCAAAGCCTGTATAGTGGCTTATGCAAAGGGTAACCCCCCTATTATTGCAGTTGAAATTGCACGCAGGACCATATTTACCGACGAACGCCCTTCTTTCAGCGAACTGGAAAACTATATCAGAGGAAAAAAAGAATAA
- a CDS encoding OmpA family protein: MGLEEGQGPIIIQKKKKSHEGHHGGAWKVAYADFVTAMMALFIVLWILGQSEQVKQSVSSYFKDPVGFSNKKGKFILDGKGPSPVSLKVQSEMAAKEVEKERLNRMGQALYNEMSQAPEFKDLVDQVKIEFIDEGMRIEIMESFNDIFFEIGTSELKPKALSIIKKIGAEVSKLPNKIVIEGHTDSRPYSGNGVGYTNFELSAERANSARRALTSAGVRQEQIDEVRGYADKRLRDKENPLDVINRRISIIVKYSGK; the protein is encoded by the coding sequence ATGGGTCTTGAAGAGGGGCAGGGTCCCATAATAATCCAGAAAAAGAAAAAATCTCATGAAGGCCACCACGGCGGAGCCTGGAAGGTAGCCTATGCGGATTTCGTGACGGCCATGATGGCCCTCTTTATAGTGCTCTGGATTTTAGGTCAGAGCGAACAGGTAAAGCAGTCGGTTTCAAGCTACTTCAAGGATCCCGTAGGTTTCAGCAATAAAAAAGGAAAGTTTATCTTAGACGGCAAGGGCCCTTCGCCCGTGAGCCTCAAAGTGCAGTCGGAAATGGCAGCCAAGGAGGTGGAAAAGGAGAGGCTGAACCGCATGGGGCAGGCCCTTTACAACGAGATGTCGCAGGCCCCGGAATTCAAGGACCTGGTTGACCAGGTGAAAATTGAATTTATAGATGAAGGGATGAGAATTGAGATCATGGAATCCTTCAACGACATATTCTTTGAGATAGGCACCTCGGAGCTGAAGCCAAAAGCGCTTTCGATAATAAAGAAAATAGGGGCTGAAGTGTCCAAGCTCCCGAACAAGATTGTAATTGAGGGACATACAGACTCACGTCCATACAGCGGAAACGGCGTAGGATACACAAATTTTGAACTTAGCGCTGAAAGGGCCAATTCAGCCAGGCGTGCCCTTACATCGGCAGGCGTAAGACAGGAACAGATTGACGAGGTACGCGGCTACGCCGACAAACGCCTCAGGGACAAGGAAAACCCACTTGACGTAATTAACCGAAGAATAAGCATCATCGTTAAATATTCAGGGAAATAA
- a CDS encoding response regulator yields the protein MEKNIIIVEDDPFTQEFYKYLFSKTKYKTTTIEDGDLLIEKIKEDNVCLIIMDINLKNTYMNGEKVDGVILSRFIKQNEQFSGIPILLVTAYQKNVGPNNYFEESLADDYIVKPIIDYNDLLNKVNKMIVD from the coding sequence ATGGAAAAGAATATCATTATTGTTGAAGACGATCCATTTACACAGGAATTCTACAAGTACCTTTTCTCCAAAACAAAATATAAGACCACTACCATTGAAGATGGTGACCTGCTTATTGAAAAGATCAAAGAGGATAACGTCTGCCTCATCATTATGGATATCAACCTTAAAAATACCTATATGAACGGGGAGAAAGTAGACGGCGTTATACTTTCCCGCTTTATCAAGCAAAACGAGCAGTTTTCCGGAATTCCTATACTTCTGGTTACGGCATACCAAAAAAATGTCGGGCCAAATAACTACTTTGAAGAGAGTCTGGCAGATGATTATATTGTAAAACCGATAATTGATTATAATGATTTGTTGAATAAAGTTAACAAAATGATAGTGGACTAG
- a CDS encoding response regulator, whose protein sequence is MDKDKILIVEDEEDTRFILERLLSKNNYEVKTANNGQEALELLDSYMPKVVVADWTMPVMDGIELCNIIKKNDKYKLIYFILLTARASLKDRVTGLDIGADDFLVKPIENQELLARIRSGIRIHNLQNELKSIEHNKALVEMACTIGHQINNPLSSLIMSLKSLEAEMETAKMKKPDEDFYVINESIERIKKFVQALINLENPEIVSYTPDSKMLKINSK, encoded by the coding sequence ATGGATAAGGATAAGATACTAATAGTAGAGGACGAGGAAGATACCAGATTTATTCTGGAACGCCTCCTGAGCAAGAATAACTATGAGGTGAAGACTGCCAATAACGGGCAGGAGGCGCTGGAGCTATTGGACAGCTATATGCCGAAGGTAGTTGTAGCGGACTGGACCATGCCTGTAATGGACGGTATTGAGCTTTGCAATATTATCAAGAAAAACGATAAATATAAGCTGATTTATTTCATTCTTCTTACGGCAAGGGCATCTCTGAAGGACAGGGTGACGGGGCTGGACATCGGGGCCGACGACTTTCTTGTAAAGCCTATTGAGAACCAGGAGCTTCTGGCCCGGATACGTTCCGGCATAAGAATTCATAACCTTCAGAATGAACTGAAAAGCATTGAGCATAATAAGGCTTTGGTGGAAATGGCATGTACGATAGGCCATCAGATAAATAACCCCTTAAGCAGCCTTATCATGTCGCTTAAAAGCCTTGAGGCCGAGATGGAGACGGCTAAAATGAAAAAGCCTGACGAGGACTTCTATGTTATAAATGAATCGATTGAAAGGATAAAGAAGTTCGTACAGGCCCTGATCAACCTTGAAAATCCGGAAATAGTAAGCTACACGCCGGACAGCAAAATGCTCAAAATAAACTCCAAATAA
- a CDS encoding DUF362 domain-containing protein — MNRRKFFKLLTLGGLGTALSPVLLKDIFPKSVLLEKPLTNIADAMKYPRTEFSMPGRLPGKVVQVLHDKCIANNKIDFNAADEMLRQGILKLTGKSDIPSAWQMFVKKSDIIGLKVNPIGGALLSTSTEVVKSVINQLEEAGIPKKNIVIWDRRMPDLEQAGFTEANFPGVSIKATEFKDKQGSYYDANGKLYSEDMIDKNWYYWADVEEKYDAETIPYMTNEGKYSYFTKIVTQQVDKIINIPILKNAGASVTLAMKNLAFGSISNTSRLHKELWAETCAEVCAFPPLRDKVVLNIADGIKGCFQGGPEAKPQFFADYKTILFSTDPVALDRIGYEIVLKKRIEEKIQKADYPAARKYMDLAQNLGLGTAELERIQLEKITI, encoded by the coding sequence ATGAACCGCCGCAAATTTTTTAAGCTCCTTACTCTTGGAGGCCTGGGAACAGCACTCTCTCCCGTCCTCCTGAAGGATATTTTCCCAAAGTCAGTTCTTTTGGAAAAACCTCTGACCAATATCGCTGATGCAATGAAATACCCAAGGACAGAATTTTCAATGCCCGGCCGCCTGCCCGGCAAAGTCGTACAGGTCTTACACGATAAGTGCATCGCAAATAACAAGATCGATTTTAATGCCGCAGATGAAATGCTGCGACAGGGTATCCTTAAGCTTACCGGAAAGTCCGACATCCCATCGGCCTGGCAAATGTTCGTCAAAAAAAGTGACATCATAGGCCTCAAGGTAAACCCGATCGGCGGCGCACTGCTTTCAACAAGCACTGAAGTGGTAAAAAGTGTAATTAACCAGCTTGAGGAAGCGGGCATACCTAAGAAAAATATTGTCATCTGGGATAGAAGAATGCCGGACCTGGAACAGGCAGGCTTTACTGAGGCTAATTTCCCCGGAGTCAGCATTAAAGCTACAGAGTTTAAGGATAAACAGGGAAGCTACTACGACGCAAACGGAAAACTCTATAGCGAAGATATGATAGACAAAAACTGGTACTACTGGGCCGACGTGGAGGAAAAGTACGACGCTGAGACTATCCCTTATATGACAAACGAGGGTAAGTACTCCTATTTTACAAAAATCGTAACCCAGCAGGTGGATAAAATTATAAATATCCCGATTCTTAAAAATGCCGGGGCTTCGGTTACACTTGCCATGAAAAATCTCGCCTTCGGAAGTATCTCCAATACCTCAAGGCTCCATAAAGAGCTCTGGGCCGAGACCTGCGCCGAGGTTTGTGCTTTTCCGCCCTTAAGGGACAAAGTCGTTCTTAATATTGCAGACGGTATAAAAGGCTGCTTCCAGGGTGGCCCCGAGGCTAAACCGCAGTTTTTTGCTGATTATAAAACCATTCTTTTCTCAACGGACCCCGTTGCCCTGGACAGAATTGGCTATGAAATTGTCCTGAAGAAAAGAATCGAGGAGAAAATCCAGAAGGCCGACTACCCGGCTGCCCGCAAATATATGGATCTTGCGCAGAACCTTGGCCTGGGAACGGCTGAACTTGAACGGATTCAGCTTGAAAAAATTACAATTTAA